The Chthoniobacterales bacterium genome contains a region encoding:
- a CDS encoding beta-galactosidase, with product MKSWLASALLLFSLAPALPLAAASDGSATSAPKHTFAIGEKDFLLDGKPLQIRCGEIHFARVPREYWRNRLETLKAMGLNAVCAYLFWNFHEFEKGKFDWSEQRDVAEFCRIAQEVGLWVVLRPGPYACAEWDGGGLPWWLLKNPDIRMRSQDPEFLSAATKWLKEVGRVLGPLQITHGGPILMVQAENEYGLYGADVEYMGKIRQALLDAGFDVPLFACDPRSALAKGYREDLFQVVNLGRDPKSAFARLREVQPKGPLMSGEFYPGWFDTWGARHHLGDTKRYLGDLETMLSMGASFSIYMAHGGTSFGMWAGANRPFKPDTSSYDYDAPVSEAGWVGEKFELTRDLIRKYLAKGETLPEPPARLPVATVPAFPFTEIAPVFANLPQAVKDKEPRNMEDYDQGHGCTVYRTTLPAGPAATLSVGRAHDFGWVFIDGKEVGMMDRRNRTYAVDLPERAKPVQLDILVEAMGHVNFGTEIHDRKGLAGPVVLRAKDGAETPVEGPWDVFPLRLDAPELAGLKWEKTTPGAKAAGPAFWRGSFEIEKPADTFLDLRKWGKGVVWVNGHCLARYWNIGPTQTAYLPGVWLKPGRNEVVILDLVGPEEPVAAGLNEPILDELRLDLDKSRPLSAYGKLKISGVAPLVSGSFAPGEEPQEVKFEKPVNARQVCFEAVDSHDGRPVAAVAEIDFLDAGGRSIPHTDWSIAYADSEEGVRDDGAASNAIDGQVANYWITEFSKSQPAYPHQLVIDFGNPTEIAGFRYVPKAGEKEPGRIKNYRIFVGDALAEMPQK from the coding sequence ATGAAATCCTGGCTTGCTTCCGCATTGCTCCTGTTCTCCCTGGCTCCGGCTCTTCCTCTCGCTGCCGCATCGGATGGTTCCGCGACCTCCGCCCCGAAGCATACGTTCGCCATTGGCGAAAAGGACTTCCTGCTCGATGGGAAGCCTCTGCAGATCCGCTGCGGCGAGATTCATTTCGCCCGCGTGCCTCGGGAATACTGGCGCAATCGGCTCGAAACCCTGAAGGCGATGGGCCTGAATGCGGTCTGCGCCTACCTCTTCTGGAATTTCCACGAGTTCGAGAAAGGGAAATTCGATTGGAGCGAGCAGCGGGACGTCGCCGAGTTTTGCCGGATTGCGCAGGAGGTTGGCTTGTGGGTCGTCCTGCGGCCCGGTCCATACGCCTGCGCCGAGTGGGACGGGGGTGGGTTGCCGTGGTGGCTGCTGAAGAATCCCGACATCAGGATGCGCTCGCAGGATCCGGAGTTTCTCTCCGCAGCCACGAAATGGCTGAAGGAAGTCGGGCGCGTGCTCGGGCCGCTGCAAATCACCCACGGCGGCCCGATCCTCATGGTGCAGGCGGAAAACGAATACGGCCTCTACGGCGCCGACGTGGAATACATGGGGAAGATTCGGCAGGCGCTCCTCGACGCCGGGTTCGACGTGCCGCTGTTCGCCTGCGATCCCCGCAGCGCGCTGGCGAAGGGATATCGAGAGGACTTGTTTCAGGTCGTAAATCTTGGCCGCGATCCGAAATCGGCCTTCGCCAGGCTGCGGGAAGTGCAGCCGAAAGGGCCGTTGATGAGCGGGGAGTTCTATCCCGGGTGGTTCGACACGTGGGGCGCGCGCCATCACCTCGGGGACACGAAGCGCTATCTCGGCGACCTCGAGACCATGCTCTCGATGGGCGCCTCTTTCAGTATCTACATGGCCCACGGCGGAACGTCGTTTGGCATGTGGGCGGGGGCGAATCGGCCGTTCAAGCCGGATACGAGCAGCTACGACTACGATGCCCCCGTCTCCGAGGCCGGCTGGGTTGGCGAAAAGTTCGAACTCACCCGCGACCTGATCAGGAAGTATCTCGCGAAGGGCGAGACGCTGCCCGAACCGCCGGCGCGCCTGCCGGTGGCGACCGTGCCGGCGTTCCCCTTCACGGAAATCGCTCCGGTGTTTGCGAATCTCCCGCAGGCCGTGAAGGACAAGGAACCTCGCAACATGGAGGATTACGATCAGGGCCACGGCTGCACGGTCTATCGCACGACCCTGCCGGCGGGCCCGGCGGCCACTCTCAGCGTCGGCCGGGCGCATGATTTCGGCTGGGTCTTCATCGACGGCAAGGAGGTCGGCATGATGGATCGCCGCAATCGCACCTACGCCGTGGATCTCCCCGAACGCGCGAAGCCCGTGCAGCTCGATATCCTCGTCGAGGCGATGGGCCACGTTAATTTCGGCACCGAGATTCACGACCGCAAAGGCCTCGCGGGCCCCGTCGTTCTGCGCGCGAAGGACGGCGCGGAAACCCCTGTCGAAGGCCCGTGGGACGTTTTCCCACTGCGTCTCGATGCGCCGGAACTGGCCGGCTTGAAGTGGGAAAAAACCACGCCCGGAGCGAAGGCCGCCGGCCCGGCTTTCTGGCGCGGCTCCTTCGAGATCGAGAAGCCCGCGGATACCTTTCTGGACCTGCGAAAATGGGGCAAGGGCGTCGTGTGGGTGAACGGACACTGCCTTGCCCGCTACTGGAACATCGGCCCGACGCAGACCGCGTATCTGCCCGGAGTCTGGCTGAAGCCCGGCCGCAACGAAGTCGTCATTCTCGATCTCGTCGGTCCGGAAGAACCGGTGGCTGCGGGCCTGAACGAGCCGATCCTCGACGAACTTCGCCTCGATCTCGACAAGAGCCGTCCGCTCTCGGCCTACGGAAAATTGAAGATTTCCGGCGTGGCGCCGCTGGTCTCCGGATCGTTCGCGCCCGGTGAAGAGCCGCAGGAAGTGAAATTCGAGAAGCCGGTGAATGCCCGTCAGGTTTGTTTCGAGGCCGTGGACTCGCATGATGGCAGGCCCGTCGCGGCTGTCGCCGAAATCGATTTCCTCGACGCCGGGGGGCGATCGATCCCGCACACGGACTGGTCCATCGCGTATGCTGACAGCGAGGAGGGCGTGAGGGACGACGGGGCCGCATCGAATGCCATCGATGGCCAGGTTGCGAATTACTGGATCACGGAGTTCAGCAAATCCCAACCGGCTTATCCGCACCAGCTCGTCATCGATTTTGGAAACCCGACGGAGATCGCGGGCTTCCGCTACGTGCCGAAGGCGGGCGAAAAAGAACCCGGCCGCATCAAGAATTATCGCATCTTTGTCGGTGACGCGCTCGCCGAGATGCCGCAGAAGTGA
- the cysC gene encoding adenylyl-sulfate kinase — MSAVSVPENIHTQFHRFVPPSEKEQLLGQRGVVAWLIGLSGSGKSTIAAAVERTLQDEGRFSVILDGDNLRSGLNRNVGFSDDDRRENVRRTAEVAKLFASQGVITLVSLITPREEFRRSAREILGDAYVEVYVKAPFDLCAERDPKGLYRKAAAGGIANFTGRDSGFEEPTEANLVLDTAAASVDECSARLVALLRNHFAA; from the coding sequence ATGTCTGCCGTGAGCGTGCCCGAGAATATTCACACCCAGTTTCATCGCTTCGTTCCGCCGTCGGAAAAAGAGCAATTGCTCGGCCAGCGCGGCGTGGTGGCCTGGCTGATCGGGCTCTCCGGTTCAGGCAAATCCACCATTGCCGCGGCGGTGGAGCGCACCCTGCAGGACGAGGGCCGGTTCAGCGTCATTCTCGACGGCGACAACCTGCGCAGCGGGCTCAATCGCAACGTCGGCTTTTCCGACGACGACCGGCGCGAGAACGTCCGTCGCACCGCCGAGGTCGCGAAATTGTTTGCGAGTCAGGGCGTCATCACGCTCGTGTCGCTGATCACGCCGCGCGAGGAATTCCGCCGCTCCGCACGCGAGATTCTCGGCGACGCCTACGTGGAGGTCTACGTGAAGGCGCCCTTCGACCTGTGCGCCGAGCGCGACCCGAAGGGCCTCTACAGGAAGGCGGCTGCCGGCGGCATCGCGAATTTCACGGGACGGGACAGCGGATTCGAGGAGCCGACGGAGGCAAATCTTGTGCTGGACACGGCGGCGGCATCCGTGGACGAATGTTCGGCTCGATTGGTCGCTCTGCTCCGGAATCATTTCGCGGCGTAG
- the cysD gene encoding sulfate adenylyltransferase subunit CysD: MPDYNLSHLDQLEAEAIYVLRETAAQFRKPALLFSGGKDSIVMAHLARKAFWPAKMPFPLVHVDTGHNFPETITYRDEYVAKLGADLLVGSVQESIDTGRVVEEKGINASRNKLQTVTLLDTIEANQFDACLGGGRRDEEKARAKERFFSHRDEFGQWDPKNQRPELWNLFNGRKHEGEHFRVFPLSNFTEMDVWLYIQREKIPLPSLYFSHEREVFARNGSLLAVTDFVTVQPNETVEKKVVRFRTIGDATCTGAVESTAATIEEIIDEVAASRQTERGTRADDKRSETAMEDRKREGYF, translated from the coding sequence ATGCCTGATTACAATTTAAGCCACCTCGACCAGCTGGAAGCCGAGGCCATCTACGTTCTGCGGGAAACCGCGGCCCAATTTCGCAAGCCGGCCCTCCTGTTTTCCGGCGGCAAGGATTCCATCGTGATGGCGCACCTCGCGCGAAAGGCCTTCTGGCCGGCGAAGATGCCCTTTCCGCTCGTGCACGTGGACACGGGCCACAATTTTCCCGAGACGATCACCTATCGCGACGAATATGTCGCGAAGCTCGGCGCGGATCTGCTTGTCGGATCCGTCCAGGAGTCGATCGACACCGGTCGCGTCGTCGAAGAAAAGGGCATCAACGCCTCCCGCAACAAGCTCCAGACCGTCACTCTGCTCGACACGATCGAGGCGAACCAGTTCGATGCCTGCCTCGGCGGCGGCCGCCGCGACGAGGAAAAGGCCCGCGCCAAGGAGCGCTTCTTCTCGCACCGTGACGAGTTCGGCCAGTGGGATCCCAAGAACCAGCGCCCCGAGCTCTGGAACCTCTTCAATGGCCGCAAGCACGAGGGCGAGCATTTCCGCGTCTTCCCGCTCTCGAACTTCACCGAGATGGACGTGTGGCTCTATATCCAGCGCGAGAAGATTCCCCTCCCAAGCCTCTATTTCTCGCATGAACGCGAGGTTTTCGCCCGCAATGGCAGCCTGCTCGCCGTTACGGATTTCGTGACCGTTCAACCCAACGAAACCGTCGAAAAGAAGGTCGTGCGCTTCCGCACGATCGGCGACGCGACCTGCACCGGCGCCGTGGAATCCACTGCCGCGACGATCGAGGAGATCATCGACGAGGTGGCCGCTTCCCGGCAGACGGAACGCGGCACCCGCGCCGACGACAAGCGCTCCGAGACGGCGATGGAAGACCGCAAGCGCGAAGGATATTTCTAA
- the cysN gene encoding sulfate adenylyltransferase subunit CysN, with translation MDILRFTTAGSVDDGKSTLIGRLLYDSKSIFEDQLAAVEESSRRRGDAVVNLALLTDGLKAEREQGITIDVAYRYFATPRRKFIIADTPGHIQYTRNMVTGASTANLAIILVDARKGVIEQTKRHSFIADLLRIQHVVVAINKMDLVDYDQAVYDRIVEEYKAFASRLDNLVEITTIPISALNGDNVVEKSAAMPWYQGPSLLYHLETVYVGGEHNHVDARFPVQWVIRPQSNEWHDFRGYAGRVAGGVFKPGDDVTVLPSGFTTKIKEIHADTGLLDEAFAPQSVTITLANEIDISRGDMIVKANNQPEVSQDIEAMICWFSQTPLAERGKYLLRHTTRETQVAIKDVRYLVDINTLHKIEGPASCAMNDIGRVTLRTAAPLIHDAYRRNRMTGSFVLIHPGTNETVAAGMIVQ, from the coding sequence ATGGACATTCTCCGTTTCACGACCGCCGGATCGGTCGACGATGGCAAATCCACCCTCATCGGGCGCCTTCTCTACGATTCCAAAAGCATTTTCGAAGACCAGCTCGCCGCCGTGGAGGAAAGCTCCCGCCGCCGTGGCGATGCCGTCGTCAATCTCGCGCTGCTCACCGACGGCCTGAAGGCCGAGCGCGAGCAGGGCATCACGATCGATGTGGCTTATCGCTATTTCGCGACGCCGCGCCGCAAGTTCATCATCGCGGACACTCCGGGGCACATCCAATACACCCGGAACATGGTCACGGGCGCCTCGACGGCAAATCTGGCGATCATCCTCGTCGACGCGCGCAAGGGCGTCATCGAGCAGACGAAGCGGCATTCGTTCATTGCGGACCTTCTGCGCATCCAGCACGTCGTGGTCGCGATCAACAAGATGGATCTCGTCGACTACGACCAGGCCGTCTACGATCGCATCGTCGAGGAATACAAGGCTTTCGCGTCCCGCCTCGACAACCTCGTCGAGATCACGACGATTCCGATCAGCGCGCTCAACGGCGACAACGTCGTGGAAAAGTCCGCCGCGATGCCGTGGTATCAGGGCCCGTCGCTGCTCTATCATCTCGAGACCGTCTACGTCGGCGGCGAACACAACCACGTCGATGCGCGGTTTCCCGTGCAATGGGTCATCCGCCCGCAATCGAACGAGTGGCACGATTTTCGCGGCTACGCGGGCCGCGTGGCCGGCGGGGTTTTCAAGCCCGGAGACGATGTCACGGTGCTTCCATCTGGATTCACTACGAAAATCAAGGAAATTCATGCCGACACAGGCTTGCTGGATGAAGCCTTCGCGCCGCAGTCGGTGACGATCACCCTCGCGAACGAGATCGATATCTCCCGCGGCGACATGATCGTGAAAGCCAATAACCAGCCGGAGGTGTCGCAGGACATCGAGGCCATGATTTGCTGGTTTTCGCAGACCCCGCTGGCCGAGCGCGGCAAGTATCTTCTCCGGCACACCACTCGGGAGACCCAGGTCGCGATCAAGGACGTTCGCTATCTGGTCGACATCAACACCCTTCACAAGATCGAAGGGCCGGCTTCCTGCGCGATGAACGATATTGGTCGCGTGACGCTCCGCACGGCCGCTCCGCTCATCCACGACGCCTATCGGCGGAACCGAATGACAGGATCGTTTGTGCTCATCCATCCCGGAACGAACGAAACCGTTGCGGCAGGGATGATTGTGCAATAA
- a CDS encoding polysaccharide biosynthesis/export family protein, whose protein sequence is MTGVAATTSSENYKLVSNDLVRIDVFQEPDMQTEQRIAQDGTVNISLAGRVPVGGLTMEQAGDLIAEKLKGGILINPQVTVSVIEYAPRRFSVLGQVNRPGAFEIPGEEIVTLPTAIAMAGGNTQIANLREVLVTRNRDGKVYDIKVNLQSPQGRQFVVGKGDMIMVPESLF, encoded by the coding sequence GTGACCGGAGTGGCGGCCACGACCTCCTCGGAAAACTACAAACTCGTCTCCAATGATCTGGTTCGGATCGACGTTTTCCAGGAGCCGGACATGCAGACCGAGCAGCGCATCGCGCAGGATGGCACGGTTAACATCTCTCTCGCGGGTCGCGTTCCCGTCGGCGGGCTGACGATGGAGCAGGCCGGTGATCTCATCGCGGAGAAGCTGAAAGGCGGGATTCTGATCAATCCTCAGGTGACCGTGAGTGTGATCGAATACGCCCCTCGCCGCTTTTCGGTGCTCGGTCAGGTCAATCGGCCGGGAGCCTTTGAAATTCCCGGAGAGGAGATCGTGACCCTGCCTACGGCGATCGCCATGGCGGGTGGAAATACGCAGATCGCCAATCTGCGGGAAGTGCTGGTGACCCGGAATCGAGACGGCAAGGTTTACGACATCAAAGTCAACTTGCAAAGTCCGCAGGGTCGGCAATTTGTTGTTGGAAAAGGGGACATGATCATGGTCCCGGAAAGCCTGTTTTAA
- a CDS encoding polysaccharide biosynthesis tyrosine autokinase has translation METDEGGISIDFHRIFEALKKYFWVVLLFLIAGIVGAVAYLNIATPIYESYSVLKVEQRVRDAAPFTSNSSEGLEDLRSLEMVATLQRGFLSRTLMGEVSDHLKLAERKGFLPKSVPADEKQNAIIKYLLKNTDAQVIRGTRLIQLSFEHPDPDIATEVTGALITEYKALDADQRLQAASGSLAYLQREKERLEKQLTDSGEKLASYTRNLGSVSVDDELNIIADQLKELNTRLTIAISDRLKLEADYEQIQNVRNDPQALLQIESVSKLPEIQSARTSLNQIDGEIAKMQERYGRDNPQLVQLLSQREGLQKALYAEALRGPRAVEISLRAAVQNEKSLERETKKQEIKTIDVKDLAMKTSVMRRQIEADQLAYKSVCERLNDEESQARSQQIFLQVMDAPSPAAQVKPRPLLVVALALVASMGLAVGTIFLLAIADTSLKSVDETERALGVHVLAAIPQLSASRDEKGKTPSTLARIPLLEDPHSTISESFRTMRASLLLLEEDEQPFVLMTSAVPGEGKSFCSINLAVAMAQQGMKTLLVDADLRKPVIEGRLFGTSDERGLSDFLMGKVDFEDVLRPTKVPNLYAITAGRRYANPAELLLRQERVKELLDNVQKQFDRGIVDSAPVLAVSDTLNLARHFKTIGLVLRSHKTPRRLAVRAEDLLARTGHPVSGVVLNMVPARGAAYYYYSYGKEGQTYGAPADGVKAPAHAEV, from the coding sequence GTGGAAACCGACGAAGGCGGAATTTCCATCGATTTTCACCGCATCTTCGAGGCCCTCAAAAAGTATTTTTGGGTCGTCCTTCTCTTCCTGATCGCCGGAATCGTCGGCGCAGTGGCGTATCTGAACATCGCCACACCGATTTACGAGTCCTACTCGGTGTTGAAGGTCGAGCAACGCGTGCGTGATGCGGCGCCATTTACCTCGAACAGTTCCGAGGGGTTGGAAGATTTGCGATCTCTCGAAATGGTGGCCACGTTGCAGCGGGGCTTCCTCAGTCGCACGCTGATGGGCGAAGTGTCCGACCACTTGAAACTCGCCGAGCGCAAGGGCTTTCTGCCCAAGAGCGTTCCGGCTGATGAGAAGCAGAATGCGATCATCAAATATCTTTTGAAGAACACCGACGCTCAGGTGATCCGGGGAACGCGTCTGATCCAGCTGTCCTTCGAACATCCGGATCCGGATATTGCGACGGAAGTTACCGGCGCGTTGATCACCGAATACAAGGCCCTCGATGCGGATCAGCGCCTTCAGGCCGCGAGCGGAAGCCTTGCTTACCTCCAGCGCGAAAAGGAGCGCCTGGAGAAGCAGCTCACGGATTCCGGGGAAAAACTGGCCTCCTACACGCGCAACCTGGGAAGCGTGTCCGTGGATGACGAGCTGAACATCATCGCCGATCAGCTCAAGGAGCTCAACACACGGCTGACGATCGCGATTTCGGATCGGCTGAAGTTGGAGGCCGATTACGAGCAGATTCAGAACGTCCGGAACGATCCGCAGGCCCTTTTGCAGATCGAGAGCGTTTCCAAGCTGCCGGAAATCCAATCCGCGCGGACTTCCCTGAACCAGATCGACGGAGAGATCGCGAAAATGCAGGAGCGCTACGGGCGGGATAATCCCCAGCTCGTTCAGCTCCTCAGCCAGCGCGAAGGTTTGCAGAAGGCTCTTTACGCGGAAGCTTTGCGGGGTCCGCGAGCGGTGGAGATTTCGTTGCGCGCGGCGGTGCAGAACGAGAAGAGCCTCGAGCGGGAGACGAAGAAGCAGGAGATCAAGACTATCGACGTGAAGGATCTCGCCATGAAGACATCGGTGATGCGCCGGCAGATCGAGGCGGATCAGCTCGCCTACAAATCGGTGTGCGAGCGGCTGAACGACGAGGAGTCCCAGGCGCGTAGCCAGCAGATTTTCCTTCAGGTGATGGACGCTCCTTCTCCGGCAGCGCAGGTGAAACCGCGGCCGTTGCTCGTCGTTGCCCTGGCGCTGGTCGCCTCGATGGGTCTCGCGGTGGGCACGATTTTCCTTCTGGCGATTGCGGATACGTCCCTGAAGTCGGTGGACGAAACCGAGCGCGCCCTCGGCGTTCATGTGCTGGCGGCCATCCCCCAGCTTTCGGCGTCGCGTGACGAGAAGGGGAAGACACCGAGCACGCTGGCACGCATTCCCCTTCTGGAAGATCCGCATTCGACCATCAGCGAATCCTTCCGCACGATGCGCGCTTCCCTTCTGCTTCTGGAGGAAGACGAACAGCCCTTCGTTCTGATGACAAGTGCGGTGCCCGGCGAAGGAAAGTCCTTCTGTTCGATCAATCTGGCTGTGGCCATGGCGCAGCAGGGCATGAAGACGCTCCTCGTCGACGCGGATTTGCGTAAACCGGTGATCGAAGGGCGCTTGTTTGGAACGTCGGATGAACGAGGTCTTTCCGATTTCCTGATGGGCAAGGTGGATTTCGAGGATGTTCTCCGCCCGACGAAAGTGCCCAATCTTTACGCGATTACCGCGGGGCGGCGTTATGCGAATCCCGCCGAGTTGCTGCTCCGACAGGAACGCGTGAAGGAACTCCTCGACAATGTGCAGAAGCAGTTTGACCGCGGCATCGTCGATTCCGCCCCAGTTCTTGCGGTGAGCGATACCCTGAACCTTGCCCGTCACTTCAAGACGATCGGCCTGGTGCTGCGTTCCCACAAGACCCCGCGCCGGCTTGCCGTGCGGGCGGAGGATCTTCTCGCGCGGACCGGACATCCGGTCAGCGGCGTGGTGCTGAACATGGTTCCCGCGCGTGGTGCGGCCTACTATTACTACAGCTACGGGAAGGAAGGACAGACTTACGGCGCGCCGGCCGACGGGGTGAAGGCTCCGGCACACGCCGAGGTCTAG
- a CDS encoding O-antigen ligase family protein produces the protein MRDILGERLIQGARLSFLIHIIAAAVAYGLTREDGIHAFNWTMGITIVVWILGCLIGGKLPKTGIVLPLLVIAILALGWAVTIASWWDPTNENALPAPEAWSDFIFDFATFDYDLSVAAMVRTSVLLGTLLLATDLFAHPQWTRGLFLTIAVTATGMVIFFFLQKIAPGTFRLRSSVDPNVWLSFATYRYWGNGASFLNLMWPALAGIGVQMALTRGRGWSIWLAGALLVFAALYVNLSKAGQALGVVGLIAFVLVSLFYLVRNERQVFRRISWPALLAGAIPLILLFAALPIAMPWNRWNSLMGSTFAGNDRLMAYRLFVKLIPDAGWTGFGAGTFRLVHLQYFSNEPNIANYPFWVAHEDYIQTLVEWGYIGTAFWGLILITGTCLLLAGKTSANGRSRFPEEFGYEYGIGEKLRKFFDAIPASDAPLVKRGAFVAIMLTALHAAVDFPMQIVSIQFYFLIWVALGWRVLRAKAERRRQAASALSS, from the coding sequence ATGAGAGACATCCTCGGAGAAAGGCTGATTCAGGGTGCCCGCCTGTCCTTCCTCATCCACATCATTGCGGCCGCCGTCGCCTACGGCCTCACGCGCGAAGACGGCATTCACGCATTCAACTGGACGATGGGGATCACCATTGTCGTCTGGATTCTCGGCTGCCTGATCGGTGGAAAGCTTCCCAAGACTGGGATCGTTCTCCCGCTTCTCGTGATTGCGATTCTGGCCCTGGGATGGGCCGTTACCATCGCTTCCTGGTGGGACCCTACGAACGAAAATGCCCTTCCGGCACCCGAGGCATGGTCGGACTTCATCTTCGATTTCGCCACCTTCGATTACGACCTCTCGGTCGCCGCCATGGTTCGCACAAGCGTGCTTCTGGGCACCCTCCTCCTGGCGACGGATCTGTTCGCTCACCCGCAATGGACTCGCGGACTCTTCCTGACAATCGCCGTGACCGCCACGGGAATGGTCATTTTCTTCTTCCTTCAGAAAATCGCCCCGGGCACCTTCCGCCTCCGTTCCTCGGTCGATCCGAACGTCTGGCTCTCGTTCGCAACCTACCGCTATTGGGGAAACGGGGCGTCGTTCCTGAATCTCATGTGGCCGGCCCTGGCCGGGATCGGCGTCCAGATGGCGCTCACTCGCGGACGTGGCTGGTCCATCTGGCTGGCTGGCGCTCTTCTCGTTTTCGCAGCTCTTTATGTCAATCTTTCCAAAGCCGGGCAGGCACTGGGCGTCGTCGGATTGATCGCCTTCGTCCTTGTGAGCCTCTTCTATCTCGTCAGAAACGAGCGCCAAGTCTTTCGCCGCATCTCCTGGCCTGCTCTTCTTGCCGGGGCGATCCCGTTAATTCTTCTCTTTGCCGCACTCCCCATTGCGATGCCGTGGAACCGGTGGAACTCTCTTATGGGAAGCACCTTCGCAGGGAACGACCGCCTCATGGCCTATCGACTGTTCGTGAAGCTCATCCCCGACGCCGGCTGGACCGGATTCGGAGCCGGCACCTTTCGACTGGTTCATCTTCAATACTTCAGTAACGAACCAAATATCGCGAACTACCCCTTCTGGGTCGCACACGAAGACTACATCCAGACCCTCGTGGAATGGGGCTACATCGGAACGGCCTTCTGGGGACTGATTCTGATTACCGGCACCTGTCTTCTGCTTGCCGGCAAGACTTCGGCAAACGGTCGATCCCGTTTTCCCGAGGAATTCGGCTACGAATACGGGATCGGAGAAAAGCTCCGAAAATTCTTCGACGCCATCCCCGCCTCAGACGCGCCGCTCGTCAAACGGGGGGCCTTCGTCGCAATCATGCTCACCGCGCTCCATGCCGCGGTCGATTTTCCCATGCAGATTGTCTCGATCCAGTTCTACTTCCTGATCTGGGTCGCGCTGGGATGGCGAGTTCTTCGAGCCAAGGCGGAACGCCGGCGGCAAGCCGCGTCCGCCCTTTCGTCCTGA
- a CDS encoding MBL fold metallo-hydrolase, translated as MSDVRLLALGQSGFVLDAFGTRLVIDPYLSDSVAETYGESLRRQIPIVRPPGDLTGVDWILLSHAHLDHTDPATLRPLLRASPGARFIAPYESRAIVEGLTAGGNELCVPPTNWLELGPELAVRAIPAAHPELARNAAGELRDVGYLLRCGTKTIYHAGDTSPDPALVEALAGEMVDFALLPINERNYYRDREGIIGNMSVREAFQLAAEIGARTLVPVHWDLFAPNRVYPEEVTALFDRESLPFRLEFLAAGEEKQL; from the coding sequence ATGAGCGATGTTCGACTTCTGGCCCTCGGGCAATCCGGCTTCGTCCTCGATGCCTTTGGGACTCGCCTGGTCATCGATCCTTACCTCTCGGACAGCGTTGCGGAAACCTATGGCGAGAGCCTGCGCCGGCAGATCCCCATTGTCCGGCCGCCGGGTGATCTGACGGGGGTCGATTGGATCCTTTTGTCGCACGCCCATCTCGACCACACCGATCCCGCCACGCTGCGCCCGCTTTTGCGAGCTTCTCCCGGAGCGAGGTTCATTGCTCCGTATGAGTCTCGCGCCATCGTCGAAGGCCTGACGGCGGGCGGTAACGAATTGTGTGTTCCTCCGACGAACTGGCTCGAGCTGGGGCCGGAGCTCGCCGTGCGCGCGATCCCGGCCGCGCATCCGGAGCTCGCAAGGAATGCCGCGGGGGAGCTGCGGGACGTCGGCTATCTGTTGCGTTGCGGCACGAAGACGATCTACCACGCGGGAGATACCAGCCCGGATCCCGCCCTGGTGGAGGCGTTGGCCGGGGAGATGGTCGACTTTGCGCTGCTGCCGATCAACGAACGGAATTACTACCGCGATCGCGAAGGAATCATCGGCAACATGTCGGTGCGCGAGGCGTTTCAACTTGCCGCAGAGATCGGTGCGCGCACGCTGGTTCCGGTCCATTGGGACCTCTTTGCGCCAAACCGCGTCTATCCCGAGGAAGTCACCGCCCTTTTCGATCGCGAATCCCTGCCGTTCCGCCTTGAGTTTCTGGCTGCGGGTGAGGAAAAACAGCTCTGA
- a CDS encoding acylneuraminate cytidylyltransferase family protein, producing MSVPKVVALLPMKAHSARVSGKNFRSFAGKPLFRWILDALLSVEDISSVVINTDARDILAANGLVDGDRVMIRDRKPEICGDFVSMNLVLADDVANVAADAYLMTHTTNPLLRPATIQRALAAYQEGVAAGTADSLFTVNRFQTRFYREDGSPVNHDPNVLLRTQDLEPWLEENSNAYIFSRESFAATNARIGARPILFETPRIESADIDDQEGWDIAETLAKATLRA from the coding sequence ATGTCCGTTCCGAAAGTCGTCGCCCTCCTTCCCATGAAAGCGCACAGCGCGCGCGTGAGCGGAAAAAATTTCCGGTCCTTTGCCGGCAAGCCGCTGTTTCGGTGGATTCTCGATGCGCTGCTGAGCGTGGAGGACATCTCGTCCGTCGTGATCAATACCGATGCCCGGGACATCCTCGCGGCCAACGGTCTCGTGGACGGCGATCGCGTGATGATCCGCGACCGAAAGCCGGAGATCTGCGGAGATTTCGTGAGCATGAACCTCGTTCTGGCCGACGATGTCGCGAACGTTGCAGCCGACGCCTACCTCATGACGCACACGACGAATCCGCTGTTGCGGCCGGCGACGATCCAGCGCGCGCTTGCGGCTTATCAGGAAGGCGTCGCGGCTGGCACCGCCGACAGCCTGTTCACCGTCAATCGATTCCAGACCCGCTTTTATCGCGAGGATGGCTCTCCGGTGAACCACGATCCGAACGTGCTTCTCCGCACGCAGGATCTCGAACCGTGGCTCGAGGAAAACTCGAACGCCTACATTTTCAGCCGCGAGAGCTTTGCCGCGACCAACGCGCGCATCGGCGCCAGGCCGATTCTTTTCGAGACGCCGCGCATCGAGTCCGCCGACATCGACGACCAGGAAGGCTGGGACATCGCCGAGACGCTCGCCAAAGCCACCCTGCGGGCCTGA